Proteins found in one Amphiura filiformis chromosome 14, Afil_fr2py, whole genome shotgun sequence genomic segment:
- the LOC140170040 gene encoding uncharacterized protein, whose amino-acid sequence MSQESFTSTKDYAGPHLTIATATTTKSHKPHGSKGTVNQPMALLDFAVLQEFFKHCEVGDVCAEEEDVVVEGRTHFHCLLCQAMVRSASKLQDHCMRHANTKNVPQEHEMCVKYFTSFMPTCSQNCQLSQTSTKHRHCKLCGGAHTDPDSRGLGVHVESWHTRHYTEVKEIVDLARKLKSYLLPQDAQGTESQQQQHQDQQQQQQQQQVGMSVQQEGMGPGGDTSTTMEQAVYTQGVIPPGSWQTSTTQMTDGTLATVHQWTGSTPPVYPPSCTLQNMDQTQAGGESYVIQEHPVEHTGSEFVIQEAAAQSGVDEGYTLQVQTSSLNPSQEAASIILQMMDRVQMPATEQTNQQQSQEIMVVQNESRKRGHSEDDTSQSNKTSKQDESTSLDSDTLPLVFKSKPLPGTVIDPVATPRKICHQCLVCGSGSYLRSIRVSSEGNKRNMNKAQTARLMTYYKLAVDPTTPGKLICKKDFEIWLQYDKKLQQLLHGGEEDKPQKDLDGVLTKTKSPGRKPLSITKSNKSELSPTSQANVGRKPKKSSTQIRVPRSRRLQERMNKPEVGASDEENETNKQRSQDDDNEMNEDSAEQVVLVSVPEEDEEVEGEAQFKIIVSSVMSDSNEEGDQATQVAVQEEANRRARSVRIVTAKR is encoded by the exons ATGAGTCAGGAATCCTTCACATCAACCAAAGACTATGCAGGACCACATTTGACAATTGCAACTGCTACAACAACCAAATCGCACAAGCCCCATGGTAGTAAAGGAACAGTTAACCAACCAATGGCTCTTCTAGACTTTGCTGTGTTACAG GAGTTTTTTAAGCACTGTGAAGTTGGTGACGTTTGCGCAGAGGAAGAGGATGTGGTGGTAGAAGGGAGAACGCATTTCCATTGTCTGCTATGTCAAGCAATGGTTCGTTCT GCTTCCAAACTTCAAGATCATTGTATGCGTCATGCCAACACCAAAAACGTACCTCAAGAACATGAGATGTGCGTTAAGTATTTCACTAGTTTCATGCCAACATGCTCCCAGAATTGCCAACTGAGTCAGACTTCTACTAAACACAGGCATTGCAAGCTATGTGGAGGAGCACATACAGATCCT GATAGCAGAGGTCTGGGTGTCCATGTAGAAAGCTGGCACACCAGACATTACACTGAAGTCAAGGAAATTGTTGATCTGGCAAGGAAACTCAAGAGTTACCTCTTACCTCAGGATGCACAG GGGACTGAAAGCCAGCAACAGCAGCACCAAgatcaacagcagcagcaacaacagcagcaggtTGGTATGTCTGTCCAGCAAGAAGGTATGGGACCAGGTGGTGACACCTCAACTACTATGGAACAGGCAGTATACACACAAG GTGTGATACCCCCTGGAAGTTGGCAAACCAGTACAACCCAGATGACAGATGGGACCCTAGCAACAGTTCATCAGTGGACAGGGTCAACTCCTCCAGTTTATCCTCCAAGTTGCACATTACAAAACATGGACCAAACACAAGCAGGAGGTGAAAGCTATGTAATACAG GAACATCCAGTTGAACACACAGGTTCTGAGTTTGTGATCCAAGAAGCAGCAGCCCAATCAGGGGTAGATGAAGGCTATACCCTGCAGGTGCAAACCTCCTCATTAAATCCAAGTCAAGAAGCTGCTTCTATAATCCTCCAAATGATGGACAGAGTACAGATGCCTGCAACTGAACAAACAAACCAACAACAATCTCAAGAAATAATGGTGGTTCAAAACGAGTCAAGAAAACGGGGACATTCAGAGGACGATACTAGCCAATCCAATAAGACATCTAAACAAGATGAAAGTACTTCATTAGATAGTGATACATTACCCCTAGTGTTCAAATCTAAACCACTACCAGGAACTGTGATTGACCCAGTAGCAACTCCTCGTAAGATTTGTCATCAGTGTCTAGTGTGTGGATCAGGGAGTTACCTCAGATCAATACGTGTGTCAAGTGAAGGCAATAAGAGGAATATGAACAAAGCACAGACAGCAAGGCTCATGACATATTACAAACTTGCTGTGGATCCAACTACACCA GGCAAATTGATCTGCAAAAAAGACTTTGAAATCTGGCTGCAATATGACAAGAAACTCCAGCAGTTATTGCACGGAGGAGAAGAAGACAAACCGCAGAAAGATCTAGATGGAGTTTTGACCAAGACAAAATCCCCAGGGAGAAAACCGCTCAGTATCACCAAAAGTAACAAATCGGAACTGTCACCTACATCCCAAGCTAACGTAGGGCGTAAACCCAAGAAATCATCAACACAGATACGAGTGCCTCGCAGTCGACGATTACAAGAAAGGATGAACAAGCCTGAAGTAGGTGCATCAGATGAGGAAAATGAAACTAACAAACAAAGATCAcaagatgatgataatgaaatGAATGAAGACAGTGCAGAACAAGTGGTACTGGTATCAGTACCAGAGGAAGATGAGGAGGTGGAAGGAGAGGCACAATTTAAGATTATTGTTAGTAGTGTGATGTCGGACAGTAATGAAGAAGGTGATCAAGCTACACAGGTAGCTGTACAAGAAGAAGCAAATAGGCGTGCAAGAAGTGTGAGGATTGTAACAGCCAAGAGGTAA